In Apium graveolens cultivar Ventura chromosome 10, ASM990537v1, whole genome shotgun sequence, the following are encoded in one genomic region:
- the LOC141689628 gene encoding uncharacterized protein LOC141689628, with protein MSYLTPFLLSLFLFSSTFLSYSSAVCHVDDESGLLAFKSGITSDPSGLLTSWKKGTDCCTWNGVSCDQDNRVNSLSIYGDLGSPNKYLSGTISPKLRKLTGLSAFSLVDTRNITGPFPGFFFRIPSIQIIYIQNNKLSGHITRWIGNLTQLVALGLNGNQFRGNIPSSLSKLTQLTQLLLQQNQFSGKIPEIFTSLTDIGSLNFSYNKFSGNIPQTLAHLAPRVGYLDLSHNLLTGQIPSFLGNFRTLDTLSLSHNTLSGTVPKTFANLTKIFNLDLSYNQLVDPFPALKVIGIDTIDLSYNKFNLVQIPSWITSSPIISSLKLAKCGIKIKLQDWKPKTTYYYDYIDLSDNFMSGSAVNLINSTEYLKSFSASNNQLKFDFSSLKIPKTLKSLDLSRNLLFGKVPKEISGLEKLNVSVNHLCGALPANKFPASAFAGNDCLCGSPLAPCKKV; from the coding sequence ATGTCTTATCTCACTCCATTTCTCCTCTCCCTTTTCCTCTTCTCATCTACATTTCTCTCTTATTCATCTGCAGTTTGCCACGTGGACGATGAAAGTGGTCTCTTAGCTTTCAAGTCGGGTATAACATCCGACCCATCGGGTCTTCTCACTTCATGGAAAAAGGGTACAGACTGTTGCACTTGGAACGGTGTGTCTTGTGATCAAGATAACCGAGTTAATAGTTTGTCCATTTACGGAGATCTCGGGAGCCCGAATAAATATTTATCGGGCACCATTTCTCCCAAGCTCCGTAAACTTACGGGATTATCGGCGTTTTCCCTTGTGGATACGCGAAACATAACGGGTCCTTTCCCGGGGTTTTTCTTTCGAATTCCCAGTATACAAATCATTTACATCCAAAATAATAAACTTTCGGGTCATATCACCAGATGGATCGGAAACCTTACTCAACTTGTTGCACTCGGCTTGAATGGCAACCAATTTAGAGGCAACATTCCAAGTTCACTCTCTAAATTAACTCAATTGACCCAACTTCTCCTCCAACAAAACCAATTCTCCGGTAAAATACCGGAAATTTTCACGTCTTTAACGGACATAGGCTCTTTAAATTTCTCGTACAACAAATTTTCCGGCAACATTCCGCAAACATTAGCACACCTAGCACCACGAGTAGGTTATTTAGACTTGAGTCACAACTTGTTGACCGGTCAAATACCTAGCTTTCTCGGAAACTTTAGAACTCTCGACACGTTATCACTCTCGCACAACACTCTCTCGGGGACGGTGCCAAAAACTTTCGCAAACTTGACGAAAATATTTAATCTCGATCTCTCCTACAATCAGTTAGTTGATCCATTTCCTGCGCTCAAAGTTATTGGAATCGACACCATAGATCTGTCCTACAATAAATTCAATCTCGTTCAAATTCCTAGCTGGATCACTTCCTCGCCAATCATATCCTCACTCAAGCTAGCgaaatgcggaataaaaatcAAGTTACAGGACTGGAAGCCGAAAACAACATATTACTACGATTACATCGACTTGTCGGATAATTTCATGTCAGGCAGTGCAGTGAACTTGATCAATTCGACGGAGTATTTGAAGTCATTTTCGGCTTCTAACAATCAACTGAAATTTGATTTTTCGagtttaaaaattccaaaaacgCTGAAATCGCTTGATTTGTCGAGAAATTTATTGTTCGGAAAGGTACCGAAGGAGATATCTGGATTGGAGAAGCTGAATGTGAGTGTGAATCATCTGTGTGGTGCTCTTCCGGCAAATAAGTTTCCAGCGTCGGCGTTTGCGGGCAATGATTGTCTGTGTGGATCACCTTTAGCTCCGTGCAAGAAAGTGTAA